The segment GTCGTTCGGACCAAAACCAGGGCAGCCGGAGCCAGGACCCGGCAGGGGCATGTCATGAAACCCCGTAGTTTGGCCATCCTCGGCTCAACCGGTTCTATCGGCTTATCTACTCTGAAAGTCCTGAGACGTCACCCCGGGCGCTTTGAGGTCACAATACTAGCCGCCCATTCGAACGCCGAGTTGCTCGAAGATCAGTACCGGGAGTTCCGACCGAGAATTCTCTGCCTAGTCGATCCACAAGCGGCCTCGCGGTTGCGTGATAGACTTCAAGGGGAGCCGGTAACAGTGCTCGCCGGCGCAGACGAACTGGTCAAGTCGGCCGGACTGAACGAAGTAGACCTCGTGCTGAATGCCATTGTCGGCGCCGCCGGACTGCGGGCTTCGTACGAGGCGATTTCAAGTGGCAAACGACTGGCCCTCGCCAATAAAGAGTCACTGGTGGCAGGTGGGCCGCTTTTCGCGCAGATTTGCCGCGATGACCCGCCGAGAATTCTGCCCATCGATTCCGAACACTCCGCTATTTGGCAGGCGCTGCGAGCCGGCACAAGAAAAGAGGTCCGGCATATCATTTTGACCGCCTCCGGCGGTCCATTCCGAAGCCTGCCACTCGAAAAGCTGGCCGATGTCACTATTGAACAGGCGCTGGCCCATCCCACCTGGAAAATGGGACGAAAAATCACGGTCGATTCGGCCACTCTGGTAAACAAGGGACTTGAGATACTCGAGGCGGTGATTCTGTTCGGGGTGGAACCGGCCCAGATCAAGGTTGTTATTCATCCGCAGTCGATAGTACATTCGATGGTCGAGTTTGTCGACTCATCGGTAGTGGCCCAGTTGTCCGAGCCGGATATGAGTCTGCCTATCGCTTACGCGTTATTCTGGCCGGAGCGGTTGGAACAGGAATTCGGGCGGATGGACTGGTCCAGGACGCGGCGACTCGAGTTCGAGCCGCCGGATGAGAAGCGGTTCCCGGCGCTGAAACTGGCCTTCGCGGTGGCGTCGGCGGGCGGCAC is part of the Candidatus Zixiibacteriota bacterium genome and harbors:
- the dxr gene encoding 1-deoxy-D-xylulose-5-phosphate reductoisomerase, with protein sequence MKPRSLAILGSTGSIGLSTLKVLRRHPGRFEVTILAAHSNAELLEDQYREFRPRILCLVDPQAASRLRDRLQGEPVTVLAGADELVKSAGLNEVDLVLNAIVGAAGLRASYEAISSGKRLALANKESLVAGGPLFAQICRDDPPRILPIDSEHSAIWQALRAGTRKEVRHIILTASGGPFRSLPLEKLADVTIEQALAHPTWKMGRKITVDSATLVNKGLEILEAVILFGVEPAQIKVVIHPQSIVHSMVEFVDSSVVAQLSEPDMSLPIAYALFWPERLEQEFGRMDWSRTRRLEFEPPDEKRFPALKLAFAVASAGGT